The DNA region TATGGATGGCAGAAGTTCCCCATCCAAATTTAGCCAGATCAACATATCTTCCAGATAATTCAAGGAGATCTATTAAAGTTACTGGACCCATCCCTTTATCTAACATCATGGTGATTCCAGTACCTGTTTTAGGGTTGCGTTGAGGAGCTAGAAAATCAAAGGCGTTCATTACTATCACTTTTTTAAAAAGATTTTTATTATAATATTTGTTTTATTATAATTTGATCTTTTTATTATAATTTAATCCTTAATTAACATATGTTAATTGAATACTATAGACTTAATCCCAATTAGATAGTTCAAATTACATATTTAAATTAACCTTTTATTTAATAAAGTTTTTCAAATATGGAAATTAGGCCAAGAAAGATAATATAATTTTGACTTTGACTGTCGATTTTACTTAACTATTGGCGATATCAAATTAAAGAGACTGATGAGATAGGAATAAATAAAATAGATTAATTCAAAGAATATTATTTATTGGAGTCTTATTTATTGGAGTCGTGATCAATCCAATAAACTTTTAAAAGGAGGGTTCATGTATGGAGAAAAAAATCAACTACTTTGAAAATCCTGGTGCGGAAAATACAGACAAAGTTATTGAACTGGTTAAAGAAAGAAAGGAAGAATTGGGTATTGAAAACATTGTTGTGGCATCAGTTTCCGGGCGAAGCAGTGTTAAAGTTCTGGAAAATATCCCAGATACAAAGATTGTGAGCATCACTCACCATTCTGGATTTAAAGGTGGGGATGATTTAGAACTAGAAGAAGAATATGTCAAAAAACTTGAAAATGCAAATGTACCAATCTATGTTGGTTCACATTCTCTTAGTGGAGTTGGAAGGGGTATAAGCAACAAATTCGGTGGTATCACCCCTGTTGAAATCATAGCTGGTACTTTGAGATTATTCTCACAGGGAGTGAAAGTTTGTGTAGAAATAAGTATCATGGCTGCTGATGCTGGGCTAATACCTACAGATAAAGAGGTTATAGCTATAGGTGGAAGTGCTAAAGGTGTTGATACTGCAGTAGTTTTGAAGCCAGCGCACATGGGTAACTTCTTCGACCTACGGATAAATGAAATCATTGCTATGCCCAGACCTTAGAACCTAATGATTCTAACAGTTGATGTTAACCCCCAATGGTTCGGTCATCAAAGTTGTGAAATTTTTGAGTTTACAATCACTCCATGGTCAAATGTTGGAGATGATCTTTGGATATTAATCAAAAATTCTTAGATTGATGGTAAATTATTGCTTAAATAACCGTTGCTTTTAAATATAAGTTTAGACAATAACACATTTAAGATAAGTAACATTTGCTGTGGGGGTAGAGATTGAAATCTATTATAGACAATACCATAAGAGAATCCGAAAAAAGAAGGGATAGGAAGACAACCTCAAAGCATCATGGATATGATAGTAGTATCGACCAAGAATTAGAAGACATCATTCAACGAAGTCGAGCTAAGATCTGTGTAGTTGGAACTGGAGGAGGTGGAAACAATACCGTTTCCAGATTGATGGAGATCGGTATTGAAGGAGCCGAAACCATTTCCATGAACACCGATGCTCAGGATCTTTTCTACTCAGTCGCCGATGACAAAATATTAATAGGTAGAAGTACTTGCGGAGGACTGGGTGCCGGAGGCATGCCCGAAGTCGGAGAAGAATGCGCAGAAGAAAGTGATGAAGAAATAAAGGATAAACTGGATGGAGCCGACATGGTCTTCGTGACCTGTGGTATGGGCGGAGGAACCGGAACTGGTTCCGCACCAATTATCGCCAAAATGGCCAAAAAGATCGGTGCCCTGACCATCGCTGTGGCAACCATGCCCTTCAGTGCAGAAGGTTTACGTCGCAGGGAAAACGCAGAAAAAGGACTGGAAAAACTCCAGAGCGCTGCGGATACGGTTATCGTCATACCCAACGACAAACTTCTGGAAGTAGCTCCCAATCTGCCTATAAATAAGGCATTTATGGTGGCTGATGAACTTCTGGGAAGAGCTGTCAAGGGAATAACCGAACTTATCACCAAACCAGGATTGGTAAGTCTGGACTTTGCTGATATCCGGAGTATAATGAAGGGATCTGGAATGGCCATGATTGGAATGGGTGAATCAGATTCTGGAGATCGGGCCATTGAATCCGTTCACGAAGCTTTGAACAGTCCTCTTCTGGATCTGGATATTTCCAATGCCAAAGGAGCCCTGATAAACATCTCTGGAAGCTCTGACTTGACCCTGAACGAGGCTGAAAAGGTCGTGCAGATCGTGGCTGATGAACT from Methanobacterium petrolearium includes:
- a CDS encoding pyruvate kinase alpha/beta domain-containing protein codes for the protein MEKKINYFENPGAENTDKVIELVKERKEELGIENIVVASVSGRSSVKVLENIPDTKIVSITHHSGFKGGDDLELEEEYVKKLENANVPIYVGSHSLSGVGRGISNKFGGITPVEIIAGTLRLFSQGVKVCVEISIMAADAGLIPTDKEVIAIGGSAKGVDTAVVLKPAHMGNFFDLRINEIIAMPRP
- the ftsZ gene encoding cell division protein FtsZ, yielding MKSIIDNTIRESEKRRDRKTTSKHHGYDSSIDQELEDIIQRSRAKICVVGTGGGGNNTVSRLMEIGIEGAETISMNTDAQDLFYSVADDKILIGRSTCGGLGAGGMPEVGEECAEESDEEIKDKLDGADMVFVTCGMGGGTGTGSAPIIAKMAKKIGALTIAVATMPFSAEGLRRRENAEKGLEKLQSAADTVIVIPNDKLLEVAPNLPINKAFMVADELLGRAVKGITELITKPGLVSLDFADIRSIMKGSGMAMIGMGESDSGDRAIESVHEALNSPLLDLDISNAKGALINISGSSDLTLNEAEKVVQIVADELDPDANIIWGTQIQEELQNTIRTTIVVAGVKSPYIFGIHTGEPEYIEERQKEKVPESSLEEFIDGVF